A section of the Pimelobacter simplex genome encodes:
- a CDS encoding lamin tail domain-containing protein, which yields MRSTPRLTGLLAAATLLVPVPLVLSTTAPAQAAASDVQITEWAYNGSEFVEITNTGSDPVDLTGWSFDDSSRTAGAFPIGSLGTLRAGESAIISEASAAAFRAEWDLPVGVKVVGDNDQNLGRSDEMNIYDAGGTLVDRLTYDDQTGLGPRTDMSSAWVPDAAALAHPDATGWTLSTAGDAEGSWTSAGNHVGSPGVSTHGGASTVRITEWEYNGSEFFEITNLGAGPADLTGWSYNDSARTPNAVSLSPLGTLARGESAVVSEATAEAFRTEWDLPATVKVLGSNPVNLGRSDEINIHDAAGALVDRLTYNDQGAGDVAGPRTDTASAWVPEAALGANRASAWTRSTAGDAEGSWTSTSAGAFVASPGTSTLGNNPPGKPGGGGTGPDPSTIKLNEVESNGDAVGDWVEITNTGTAPVDVSGWKVRDADAGHPFAVVPSGTTLAPGAFFALYTEFPPPGFGLGVDDSVTLYQADGTSVVDTYAWSGGHAATTYGRCPDGTGTWEVTTVPTRGAANACSPIRINEIESNDAAAGPDWVELVNLSDAPVDLAGWVLKDSGEADPTTLPTPSVVPAHGHLVVNTLAAGLGGADSVRLLDPAAKLIDSFSWTAHATQTYGRCKDGVGAFVDNVAPTPGAVNSCPGLDTQAWPGSQTVRTVDQAGTFNQDASGLVFDPEDPSTLWVAQNKAGTLTKLVKDGDGYVPAAGWSPGKNPRYADGTGAPDTEGITIGPDHAIYLAAERNNDVSGVSKNVVLRYEPGTSMNATDEWALNGLLPAVGANLGLEGITWVPDSYLTGGGLIDETTNQPYNPASYPAHGTGLYVVAVEGTGRLYVLALDQTAAVQESAHLVATIDPQLKTNAGPPGVMDVVWDPEAERL from the coding sequence GTGCGATCAACCCCCCGGCTCACCGGCCTGCTCGCGGCAGCGACGCTCCTGGTGCCCGTCCCGCTCGTCCTGTCCACCACGGCGCCCGCCCAGGCGGCCGCCTCCGACGTCCAGATCACCGAGTGGGCCTACAACGGCTCGGAGTTCGTCGAGATCACCAACACCGGGTCCGACCCGGTGGACCTGACCGGCTGGTCGTTCGACGACAGCAGCCGGACCGCGGGTGCCTTCCCGATCGGGAGCCTGGGCACGCTGCGGGCGGGGGAGTCGGCGATCATCAGCGAGGCGAGCGCGGCGGCCTTCCGGGCCGAGTGGGACCTGCCGGTCGGCGTGAAGGTGGTCGGCGACAACGACCAGAACCTCGGTCGCTCCGACGAGATGAACATCTACGACGCGGGCGGCACGCTGGTCGACCGGCTGACGTACGACGACCAGACCGGCCTCGGCCCGCGCACCGACATGTCGAGCGCCTGGGTGCCCGACGCGGCGGCGCTCGCCCACCCGGACGCGACCGGGTGGACGCTCTCGACCGCCGGCGACGCCGAGGGCTCCTGGACGTCGGCCGGCAACCACGTCGGATCGCCGGGGGTCTCGACCCACGGCGGCGCGAGCACCGTGCGGATCACCGAGTGGGAGTACAACGGCTCGGAGTTCTTCGAGATCACCAACCTCGGCGCCGGACCGGCCGACCTGACCGGGTGGTCCTACAACGACAGCGCGCGGACCCCGAACGCCGTCAGCCTCAGCCCGCTCGGCACGCTGGCGCGCGGTGAGTCCGCGGTCGTCAGCGAGGCCACCGCCGAGGCCTTCCGCACCGAGTGGGACCTGCCCGCGACGGTCAAGGTGCTCGGCAGCAACCCGGTCAACCTCGGGCGCAGCGACGAGATCAACATCCACGACGCCGCGGGTGCGCTGGTGGACCGGCTCACCTACAACGACCAGGGCGCCGGCGACGTCGCCGGTCCGCGCACCGACACCGCCAGCGCGTGGGTGCCGGAGGCCGCGCTCGGTGCCAACCGGGCCAGCGCCTGGACCCGGTCGACCGCCGGTGACGCCGAGGGCTCCTGGACCTCGACCTCGGCCGGGGCGTTCGTCGCCTCGCCGGGCACCAGCACGCTCGGCAACAACCCTCCGGGCAAGCCCGGCGGCGGTGGCACCGGACCCGACCCGAGCACGATCAAGCTCAACGAGGTCGAGTCCAACGGCGACGCCGTCGGCGACTGGGTCGAGATCACCAACACCGGAACCGCGCCGGTCGACGTCTCGGGCTGGAAGGTCCGCGACGCCGACGCCGGGCACCCGTTCGCCGTCGTCCCCAGCGGTACGACGCTCGCGCCCGGCGCCTTCTTCGCGCTCTACACCGAGTTCCCCCCGCCCGGCTTCGGCCTCGGCGTCGACGACTCGGTCACGCTCTACCAGGCCGACGGCACCTCGGTGGTCGACACCTACGCGTGGTCCGGCGGGCACGCCGCGACGACGTACGGCCGCTGCCCCGACGGCACCGGCACCTGGGAGGTGACCACGGTCCCGACGCGCGGGGCGGCCAACGCGTGCAGCCCGATCCGGATCAACGAGATCGAGTCGAACGACGCGGCGGCAGGCCCGGACTGGGTCGAGCTGGTCAACCTCTCCGACGCCCCGGTCGACCTGGCCGGCTGGGTGCTCAAGGACAGCGGCGAGGCCGACCCGACCACGCTGCCCACGCCGAGCGTCGTCCCGGCGCACGGCCACCTCGTGGTGAACACCCTGGCCGCGGGTCTGGGCGGCGCGGACAGCGTCCGCCTGCTCGACCCGGCCGCCAAGCTCATCGACTCGTTCTCCTGGACCGCGCACGCCACCCAGACCTACGGCCGCTGCAAGGACGGCGTCGGCGCCTTCGTCGACAACGTCGCCCCGACGCCGGGTGCGGTCAACAGCTGCCCGGGCCTCGACACCCAGGCCTGGCCGGGCTCCCAGACGGTCCGCACCGTCGACCAGGCGGGCACGTTCAACCAGGACGCCAGCGGCCTGGTCTTCGACCCCGAGGACCCGAGCACGCTGTGGGTCGCGCAGAACAAGGCGGGCACGCTGACCAAGCTGGTCAAGGACGGCGACGGCTACGTCCCGGCCGCCGGCTGGTCACCCGGCAAGAACCCGCGCTACGCCGACGGCACCGGCGCCCCCGACACCGAGGGCATCACGATCGGTCCGGACCACGCGATCTACCTGGCCGCCGAGCGCAACAACGACGTCAGCGGCGTCAGCAAGAACGTCGTGCTCCGCTACGAGCCCGGCACGTCGATGAACGCCACCGACGAGTGGGCGCTCAACGGCCTGCTCCCGGCGGTCGGCGCCAACCTCGGCCTCGAGGGCATCACCTGGGTGCCGGACTCCTACCTCACCGGGGGCGGGCTGATCGACGAGACGACCAACCAGCCCTACAACCCGGCGTCCTACCCCGCGCACGGCACCGGCCTGTACGTCGTCGCGGTCGAGGGCACCGGCCGGCTCTACGTGCTCGCGCTCGACCAGACCGCCGCCGTCCAGGAGAGCGCGCACCTGGTCGCCACGATCGACCCGCAGCTCAAGACCAACGCCGGTCCTCCGGGCGTCATGGACGTCGTGTGGGACCCCGAGGCCGAGCGGCTCTGA